From the genome of Rhizobacter sp. AJA081-3:
TCCTTGCCGGTGCCCGATTCGCCAGTCAGCAGCACCGTGCTGTTGACGGCGGCCACGCGCTGCAGCGCGCTTTGCAGGCCCTTGATGGCGATCGAGCGCCCGATCAGGCCGTCGGCCGGCGGCGTGCGCTGCAGGAGCGCTCGGCGCAGCACCCAGTTCTCGCGCTGCAGCTTCGCGCGCTCCAGGCCACGGCGCACGGCGTTGAGGATCTGAGTGACGCGAAACGGCTTGAGGATGAAGTCGCTGGCGCCGGCACGCAGGGCCTCGATCGCGGTGTCGAGGTCGGCGAAGGCGGTGATCAGCACCACTTCGCCGCCGAAGCCGCGCTCGCGCAGCTCGCGCAGCCAGGCGATGCCGCTCTTGCCGGGCAACGTGATGTCGAGGATCAGCAGGTCGAAGCGGTGGCGCCGCACCAACTCGTCGCCGGACTCGGCGTCGGCCGCGCTGTGTACCTCGCCGCAGCGGCTGGCCAGGGTCTTCTCGAGGAAGTTGCGCATGCCGGCTTCGTCGTCGACGACGAGCAGGTGGGCCAGGGGCCATTCGGGCGGGATCGGGGTCGAGGGCATCGGATCGCGGTGTTTCGCAAGGCGCTACTGTGGCACACGCGCCGCATCGCACCGGTCGGGCAGGGCGCTGGACCGAGTGGATACCCTCGGTCATTCGTCGGTCACCGCGACAAGTTGTCGCGGTTTGCCGGGTGAGGCCCTGCGACACCTTGTCGTGTCGCGGCATGGGTGTTTGCGAGGGTTCGCCGCGACGAAGAATTGACAGATGCGTGGCTAAGATATGCACACTTTTGCACAGGTCAATCTGTGCTGCACAGGAGGCCACGATGGACAAGGTTCAGCCCAAGCTCTCCCGCCGCACGGTGTTTGCGGGTGCCGGTACCGCCGGTGCGCTCGCCGCCGTGGCCGCCGTTCTGCCCAAGGCGCCTGCCGAGCCGGCGCCCGTCGCGACTGGCGCACAGCCCGATGCCGACAAGGGCGGCTACCAGGTGACGCAGCACGTGCTGCGCTACTACCAGACCGCTCGGGTCTGAGCACTCGCCGTTTCCGACCGGGCCGATCCGGCCCGCCGTTGCACGATCAAGGAGTTTCCATGCTGCTCACGCGCAAATCGTCGTCGTCCGCACCGGGCTCGGCCTCTTCGCTGGTGTCCAGCCTCGCCCGCGGGGTGTCGCGCGCGATTCCCACGATGGACCGCCGCTCGTTCCTGCGCCGATCCGGCCTCGGGGTCGGCGCCGGCATCGCGGTGTCGCAGCTGACGCTGGTCAAGAAGGCGCAGGCCGCCGATGCGGCCAAGGCCGCCTCGGGCGACAAGAAGGTCGTCGTCAAGCGCACGGTGTGCGGCCACTGCTCGGTGGGCTGCGCAATCGATGCGGTGGTCGAGAACGGTGTCTGGGTGCGCCAGGAGCCGGTGTTCGATTCGCCGATCAACCTCGGCGCGCACTGCGCCAAGGGCGCTGCGGTGCGCGAGCACGGACACGGCGAGTTCCGCCTGAAGTTCCCGATGAAGCTGGTGGGCAACAAGTACGAGCGCATCAGCTGGGACCAGGCGCTCGAAGAGATCAGCGCCAAGATGCTCGAACTGCGCAAGCAGAGCGGGCCGGACTCGGTGTTCGTCGTCGGCTCCTCCAAGCACAACAACGAGCAGGCCTACCTGTTGCGCAAGTGGATGAGCCTGTGGGGCAGCAACAACTGCGAC
Proteins encoded in this window:
- a CDS encoding formate dehydrogenase, with product MDKVQPKLSRRTVFAGAGTAGALAAVAAVLPKAPAEPAPVATGAQPDADKGGYQVTQHVLRYYQTARV